The Desulfobacteraceae bacterium genome includes a region encoding these proteins:
- a CDS encoding 2-isopropylmalate synthase — protein sequence MSERVYIFDTTLRDGEQSPGASMNTAEKMRLANQLEKLGVDIIEAGFPAASDGDFEAVSQIAGKLQRTEVAGLCRASKADIDQAWAAVKTAVKPRIHTFIATSDIHLQYKLKMSREEVAAAAVEAVRYAKTFTPNVEFSAEDGSRSDRDYLCRVFEAAIAAGATTVNLPDTVGYAIPEEFADLVRYVIAHTPNIHQAVLSIHCHNDLGLATANTLAAIRAGARQAEVTINGIGERAGNTSLEEVVMSLHTRPNFLPMETGIRTEHIYPTSRLVSMITGIIVQPNKAIVGANAFSHEAGIHQDGVLKNPMTYEIMKPETIGLSTNKLVLGKHSGRHALRSHLKDLGYDLSDEELRIVFTQFKELADKKKHVMDEDLEAIVTEGILRTADIFKLEYLNVSAGTTVLPMASVKLAVNGRSVMGAGYGNGPIDATFNTIAKLTGTSSELLRFTVGALTGGTDAMGEVIVRLRENGLVALGKGSDPDIITASAKAYLNGLNRLEYLKAHPLRAAQVL from the coding sequence ATGAGCGAACGCGTCTATATTTTCGACACCACCCTGCGCGACGGCGAGCAGTCCCCCGGGGCCAGCATGAACACGGCGGAAAAAATGCGCCTGGCCAACCAGCTGGAAAAGCTCGGGGTCGACATCATCGAGGCCGGTTTTCCGGCAGCCTCCGACGGCGATTTCGAAGCGGTCTCCCAGATCGCCGGCAAACTGCAGCGCACCGAGGTGGCCGGTTTGTGCCGGGCCTCCAAGGCGGATATCGACCAGGCCTGGGCCGCCGTCAAAACGGCGGTCAAGCCCCGGATCCATACCTTCATCGCCACCTCCGACATCCACCTGCAGTACAAGCTCAAGATGAGCCGCGAGGAGGTGGCGGCAGCAGCGGTCGAGGCCGTGCGCTACGCCAAGACCTTCACCCCCAACGTGGAGTTTTCGGCCGAGGACGGCTCCCGCAGCGACCGCGACTATCTCTGCCGGGTATTCGAGGCCGCCATCGCAGCCGGCGCCACCACCGTGAACCTGCCCGATACCGTGGGCTACGCCATCCCGGAGGAATTCGCCGACCTGGTGCGCTACGTCATCGCCCACACCCCCAACATCCACCAGGCGGTCCTGAGCATCCACTGCCACAACGACCTGGGCCTGGCCACGGCCAACACCCTGGCCGCCATCCGGGCCGGCGCACGCCAGGCGGAAGTCACCATCAACGGCATCGGCGAACGCGCCGGCAACACCTCCCTGGAGGAAGTTGTCATGAGCCTGCACACCCGGCCCAACTTCCTGCCCATGGAAACCGGCATCCGCACCGAGCACATCTACCCCACCAGCCGCCTGGTGAGCATGATCACCGGCATCATCGTGCAGCCCAACAAGGCCATCGTGGGAGCAAACGCCTTTTCCCACGAGGCCGGCATTCACCAGGACGGGGTCCTCAAAAACCCCATGACCTACGAGATCATGAAGCCGGAGACCATCGGCCTGAGCACCAACAAGCTGGTGCTCGGCAAGCACTCCGGCCGCCACGCCCTGCGCAGCCACTTGAAAGACCTGGGCTACGACCTCTCCGACGAGGAGTTGCGGATCGTCTTCACCCAGTTCAAGGAGCTTGCCGACAAGAAGAAGCACGTGATGGACGAGGACCTGGAGGCCATCGTAACCGAGGGCATCCTGCGCACCGCCGACATCTTCAAGTTGGAGTACCTCAACGTCAGCGCCGGCACCACGGTCTTGCCCATGGCCAGCGTCAAGCTCGCGGTCAACGGCCGCTCGGTGATGGGTGCGGGCTACGGCAACGGCCCGATCGACGCGACCTTCAACACCATCGCCAAGCTCACCGGAACCTCCTCCGAGCTGCTGCGCTTCACGGTGGGAGCGCTGACCGGCGGCACCGACGCCATGGGCGAGGTGATCGTGCGCCTGCGGGAAAACGGCCTGGTGGCTCTGGGCAAGGGGTCCGATCCCGACATCATCACCGCCAGCGCCAAGGCCTACCTCAACGGTTTGAACCGCCTGGAATACCTTAAGGCCCACCCGCTCAGGGCCGCCCAGGTGCTTTAA